Proteins co-encoded in one Setaria viridis chromosome 9, Setaria_viridis_v4.0, whole genome shotgun sequence genomic window:
- the LOC117837060 gene encoding uncharacterized protein, translating to MGACNSCEAAAVAAAPGSTSAEARVVLADGALRRFPGGTRASQAVKAAAAGAGAWFLCSADELELGGAVAGVCPEEALQPGQLYFVLPAAMRRRPLQAEEMAALAIRASAALEGDHDGPLVFPEAAAAAAGGGGAGARPGKACRRSRRGSSRGRDFVPDLGAIAE from the coding sequence ATGGGAGCCTGCAACTCGTGcgaggcggccgcggtggcggcggcgccggggtcgaCGTCGGCGGAGGCGCGGGTAGTGCTCGCGGACGGCGCGCTGCGGCGGTTCCCGGGCGGCACGCGCGCGTCGCAGGCCGTGAAggctgcggccgccggcgcgggggcgtGGTTCCTGTGCAGCGCGGACGAGCtggagctcggcggcgcggtggcgggcgTGTGTCCCGAGGAGgcgctgcagcccgggcagctgTACTTCGTGCTCCCCGcggcgatgcggcggcggccgctgcaggcggaggagatggcggcgctggccatccgcgccagcgccgcgcTCGAGGGCGACCACGACGGCCCGCTCGTGTTCccggaggccgcggccgcggccgccgggggaggaggcgccggcgcTCGGCCCGGCAAGGCGTGCCGGCGGTCGAGGAGGGGCAGCAGCCGCGGGCGGGACTTCGTGCCGGACCTCGGCGCCATTGCCGAGTAA
- the LOC140221356 gene encoding uncharacterized protein codes for MLARIIFCVVVAAAVLAVVLLATVSPLPHGSGGGHRGATGQRSFTVYVHPTVSAAVQAQQQGKEVARRGEASALVFHHRMTAGPESTSRTVGAASGFLLLLAGERGLAAASVFDTVHLSFDGAAGLSGSLCVEACNRRPEKRGHDAEEEVLQVVGGTGAFAFASGHAVLRRQRPGHGVTAAALCLDISVFSAAS; via the coding sequence ATGCTCGCCAGGATCATCTTCTGcgtggtcgtcgccgccgccgtcctcgccgtcgtcctcctcgccacCGTCTCCCCGCTCCCGcacggatccggcggcggccacaGGGGCGCGACAGGGCAGCGCAGCTTCACGGTCTACGTCCACCCGACGGTATCGGCAGCCGTGCAAGCGCAGCAGCAGGGGAAAGAAGTGGCGCGGCGAGGAGAAGCGAGCGCGCTGGTGTTCCACCACCGGATGACGGCGGGCCCGGAGAGCACGTCGAGGACCGTCGGCGCGGCCTCGGGGTTCCTACTGCTCCTGGCCGGCGAGCGGggcctggcggcggcgtcggtgtTCGACACGGTGCACCTGTCgttcgacggcgccgccggatTATCCGGCAGTCTCTGCGTCGAGGCTTGCAACCGGAGGCCGGAGAAGCGCGGGCacgacgcggaggaggaggttcTGCAAGTGGTGGGCGGCACGGGCGCGTTTGCGTTCGCAAGCGGGCATGCCGTCCTTCGTAGGCAGCGGCCCGGCCATGGCGTCACGGCAGCGGCGCTGTGTCTTGATATCAGCGTTTTCTCTGCTGCGAGTTGA
- the LOC117840659 gene encoding BTB/POZ domain-containing protein At5g66560, translating to MSASVRHGSSRAQAWFCTTGLPSDVVFEVHDMTFHLHKFPLMAKSRKIHRMLTEQEEQRPARGRRRRRSSDGGDSGDDGAAETEIEEADDEEGEGAEEQQVRREDDGQVYSIAFPDFPGEPGTFEAAAKFCYGVRVDLTAWNVAPLRCAAEYLEMTEDHAEDNLAARAEAYLDKTVLQHPGDATKALKSCEELLPLAEELGIVARCVEAIAARSSATSRSWFDDLAVLGLRMYKRVMAAMAARDDVRAEARESCLVSYARGTIPGLSRSMRRRLASAPVSSEVEQKELLEAVVASLPADRCSGRVVTAKFLFALLRTAHILRASDAARAALERKAATQLEQATLEDVLIPSYSGAAETLYDVDCVERIVGYFLAEEEIGGFASSSAAIEVEEEAGAEVSRPSAVAMVQVGKLVDSYLAEVASDANLKPAKFCELALSLPDHARIYNDSVYRAVDIYLKAHPRLTAEERDRVVGVVDCRKLTVEACTHAAQNERLPLRAVLQVLFFEQLQLRRAITGTLLAPAGASAVPPRAMRQQRPVSGEWRGATVLAQESQVLRLDMDSVASRVQELERECSSMRRAIKKIDGSSGSGSGGRSPGGRSADGGDLSGPAVGGWRARHGCKFSTQVCDSHARNVVASRASRIGMSP from the exons ATGTCGGCGTCGGTACGGCACGGCTCGTCGAGGGCCCAGGCATG GTTCTGCACCACCGGGCTGCCCAGCGACGTCGTCTTCGAGGTGCATGACATGACCTTCCACCTCCACAAG TTCCCGCTCATGGCCAAAAGCCGGAAGATCCACCGCATGCTCACCGAGCAAGAGGAGCAGCGTCCggcgcggggacggcggcggaggaggagtagTGACGGAGGCGATTCCGGCGATGACGGTGCTGCGGAAACGGAGATTGAGGAAGCCGACgatgaggagggggagggggccgaGGAGCAGCAGGTTAGGAGGGAGGACGACGGGCAGGTGTACAGCATTGCGTTCCCGGATTTCCCGGGCGAGCCGGGCACGTTCGAGGCGGCGGCCAAGTTCTGCTACGGCGTCCGCGTCGACCTCACCGCCTGGAACGTCGCGCCGCTGCGGTGCGCCGCCGAGTACTTGGAGATGACGGAGGACCACGCCGAGGACAACCtcgcggcgcgcgcggaggcCTACCTGGACAAGACCGTGCTCCAGCACCCCGGCGACGCCACCAAGGCGCTCAAGTCCTGCGAGGAGCTGCTGCCGCTCGCCGAGGAGCTCGGCATTGTGGCCCGCTGCGTCGAGGCCATCGCCGCGCGCTCGTCGGCCACGTCGCGGTCCTGGTTCGACGACCTGGCCGTGCTCGGCTTGCGCATGTACAAGCGGGTTatggcggccatggccgcgcgCGACGACGTCAGGGCGGAGGCCCGGGAGAGCTGCCTCGTGTCCTACGCTAGGGGAACCATCCCGGGGTTGTCCAGGTCCATGCGCCGGCGCCTCGCGTCCGCGCCCGTGTCGTCGGAGGTGGAGCAGAAGGAGCTCCtggaggcggtggtcgcgagCCTCCCCGCCGACAGGTGCTCCGGGCGCGTGGTCACCGCCAAGTTCCTGTTCGCGCTGCTCCGGACGGCGCACATCCTGCGCGCCTCggacgcggcgcgcgcggcgctggAGCGGAAGGCCGCCACGCAGCTGGAGCAGGCCACGCTGGAGGACGTGCTCATCCCGAGCTACTCCGGCGCCGCGGAGACGCTCTACGACGTCGACTGCGTCGAGCGGATCGTCGGGTACTTCCTCGCCGAGGAGGAGATCGGCGGCTTCGCGTCGTCTTCGGCGGCGATcgaggtcgaggaggaggccggcgccgaGGTGTCGCGGCCGTCCGCCGTGGCTATGGTGCAAGTGGGCAAGCTGGTGGACAGCTACCTCGCCGAGGTCGCTTCCGACGCCAACCTGAAGCCGGCCAAGTTCTGCGAGCTCGCGCTGTCGTTGCCCGACCACGCCCGCATCTACAACGACAGCGTCTACCGCGCCGTCGACATCTACCTCAAG GCGCACCCACGGCTGACGGCGGAGGAGCGGGACAGGGTGGTGGGCGTGGTGGACTGCCGGAAGCTGACGGTGGAGGCGTGCACGCACGCGGCGCAGAACGAGCGCCTCCCGCTGCGCGCCGTGCTGCAGGTGCTCTTCTTCGAGCAGCTACAGCTCCGCCGCGCCATCACGGGCACGctgctcgcccccgccggcgccagcgccgtGCCTCCGCGCGCGATGCGGCAGCAGCGCCCGGTCTCCGGCGAGTGGCGGGGCGCGACGGTACTGGCGCAGGAGAGCCAGGTGCTGCGGTTGGACATGGACAGCGTGGCGAGCCGGGTGCAGGAGCTGGAGCGCGAGTGCTCCAGCATGCGCAGGGCCATCAAGAAGATCgacggcagcagcggcagcggcagcggcggccggtcgCCCGGAGGTCGCagcgcggacggcggcgattTGTCCGGGCCCGCGGTCGGCGGGTGGAGGGCGCGGCACGGGTGCAAGTTCAGCACGCAGGTGTGCGACTCGCACGCGCGCAATGTGGTGGCGTCCAGGGCATCCAGGATCGGGATGAGCCCGTAG
- the LOC117840445 gene encoding protein JINGUBANG — protein sequence MRDSDGEGAGGGVSRSHPSNLPLPAPHSDPNLQFSGVTDDEMSNRNSSSSATGGASPGYYSDYPSSFSGECSPYNMSPWNQTMASPWSHHSEASAAGLGGPPTMAPGTSLIGSLVREEGHIYSLAAKGDTLYTGSDSKNIRVWRKQKDSGGFKSSSGLVKAIVISGERIFTGHQDGKIRVWKVSPKNGLHKRVGSLPRLRDFLRGSLNPSNYVEVRKNRTALWIRHSDAVSCLSPTEPAQGLLYSGSWDRTFKVWRINDSKCLESVVAHDDNVNAVVAAFDGLVFTGSADGTVKVWRRELQGKSTKHSAVQTLLKQEHAVNALAVSAVAPVLYCGSSDGLVNFWEGERHLVHGGVLRGHKKAVFCLAAAGALLLSGSADNTIFVWRRDGGMHSCLSVLTGHTEPIRCIAVVEDNGDSSESNAGGGGAAGGGSASRWIVYSGSLDKSIKVWRVTDEPAPDALLLGPGAGDGPQMFDRYPGDATFGASASTTSFR from the coding sequence ATGAGAGACAGCGACGgagagggcgccggcggcggcgtctcgcGCTCGCACCCGTCGAACCtcccgctgccggcgccgcacTCCGACCCGAACCTCCAGTTCTCGGGGGTTACGGACGATGAGATGTCGAACCGgaacagcagctcctccgccaccggcggcgccaGCCCCGGGTACTACTCCGACTACCCGTCCAGCTTCAGTGGCGAGTGCTCGCCGTACAACATGTCCCCCTGGAACCAGACCATGGCGTCCCCCTGGTCGCACCACAgcgaggcctccgccgccggcctcggcggCCCGCCCACCATGGCGCCCGGGACGAGCCTCATCGGCTCGCTGGTGAGGGAGGAGGGCCACATCTACTCGCTCGCTGCCAAGGGCGACACGCTCTACACCGGCTCGGACAGCAAGAACATCCGCGTCTGGCGCAAGCAGAAGGACTCTGGGGGGTTCAAGTCCTCGAGCGGCCTCGTGAAGGCCATCGTCATCTCCGGCGAGCGCATCTTCACCGGGCACCAGGACGGCAAGATCCGGGTGTGGAAGGTGTCGCCCAAGAACGGCCTGCACAAGCGCGTGGGCAGCCTGCCCCGGCTGCGCGACTTCCTGCGCGGCTCGCTGAACCCGTCCAACTACGTGGAGGTGCGCAAGAACCGGACGGCGCTGTGGATCCGGCACAGCGACGCCGTGTCGTGCCTGAGCCCAACGGAGCCGGCGCAGGGCCTGCTCTACTCGGGCTCCTGGGACCGAACCTTCAAGGTGTGGCGCATCAACGACTCCAAGTGCCTCGAGTCCGTGGTGGCGCACGATGACAACGTCAACGCCGTCGTGGCGGCGTTCGACGGGCTCGTGTTCACGGGCTCGGCGGACGGCACGGTCAAGGTGTGGCGGCGGGAGCTGCAGGGGAAGAGCACCAAGCACTCGGCCGTGCAGACGCTGCTCAAGCAGGAACACGCCGTGAACGCGCTCGCCGTCAGCGCCGTCGCGCCGGTGCTCTACTGCGGATCCTCCGACGGGCTCGTTAACTTCTGGGAGGGCGAACGCCACCTCGTCCATGGCGGCGTGCTCCGCGGCCACAAGAAGGCCGTGttctgcctcgccgccgccggcgcgctcctGCTCAGCGGCTCCGCCGACAACACCATCTTCGtgtggcggcgcgacggcggcatGCATTCCTGCCTCTCGGTGCTCACGGGTCACACCGAGCCCATCAGGTGcatcgccgtcgtcgaggaCAACGGCGACAGCAGCGAATccaacgccggcggcggcggcgcggccggaggGGGCTCGGCGTCGCGGTGGATAGTGTACAGCGGCAGCCTCGACAAGTCGATCAAGGTGTGGCGCGTGACCGACGAGCCGGCGCCGGACGCGCTGCTCCtgggccccggcgccggcgacgggccCCAGATGTTCGACCGGTATCCCGGCGATGCCACGTTCGGGGCCAGCGCCTCGACGACGTCGTTCCGCTAA
- the LOC117839273 gene encoding serine hydroxymethyltransferase, mitochondrial: MAMATALRKLSANALRRQPLSRITPLYYMASLPATEERSGVTWTKQLNAPLEEVDPEVADIIELEKARQWKGLELIPSENFTSVSVMQAVGSVMTNKYSEGYPGARYYGGNEYIDMAESLCQKRALEAFRLDPAKWGVNVQPLSGSPANFHVYTALLKPHERIMALDLPHGGHLSHGYQTDTKKISATSIFFETMPYRLDESTGFIDYDQLEKSAVLFRPKLIIAGASAYARLYDYDRMRKICNKQKAILLADMAHISGLVAAGVIPSPFDYADVVTTTTHKSLRGPRGAMIFYRKGVKEINKQGKEVMYDFEDKINAAVFPGLQGGPHNHTITGLAVALKQATTPEYRAYQEQVISNSAKFAQSLVAKGYELVSGGTDNHLVLVNLKNKGIDGSRVEKVLECVHIAANKNTVPGDVSAMVPGGIRMGTPALTSRGFVEEDFAKVADFFDAAVNLAVKIKAATTGGTKLKDFVATLQSDSIQAEIAKLRHDVEEYAKQFPTIGFEKETMKYKN, translated from the exons TGGACAAAGCAACTGAACGCGCCGCTCGAAGAGGTCGACCCCGAGGTTGCTGACATCATCGAGCTCGAGAAGGCCCGCCAATGGAAG GGGCTGGAGCTCATCCCGTCGGAGAATTTCACGTCGGTGTCAGTGATGCAGGCGGTGGGTTCTGTCATGACCAACAAGTACAGCGAGGGGTACCCCGGCGCAAGATACTACGGTGGGAATGA ATACATTGATATGGCCGAATCCTTGTGTCAGAAACGTGCTTTGGAGGCTTTCCGCTTGGACCCAGCGAAGTGGGGAG TGAATGTGCAACCTCTATCGGGTTCACCTGCCAACTTCCATGTATACACCGCCCTATTGAAGCCACATGAAAGGATCATGGCTTTGGATCTTCCTCACGGTGGACATCTTTCTCATGGTTACCAG ACTGATACTAAGAAGATTTCGGCAACTTCGATATTCTTTGAGACAATGCCCTACAGACTGGATGAAAGCACTGGCTTCATTGATTATGATCAG TTGGAGAAAAGCGCTGTTCTTTTCAGGCCAAAGTTGATCATAGCTGGTGCAAGTGCATATGCTCGCCTATATGATTATGACCGTATGAGGAAG ATATGCAACAAGCAGAAAGCAATACTTCTAGCAGACATGGCACATATCAGTGGGCTTGTTGCAGCTGGCGTCATTCCATCTCCTTTTGATTATGCAGATGTAGTGACTACCACTACTCACAAGTCACTCCGTGGGCCACGTGGAGCCATGATCTTTTACAGGAAGGGAGtgaaagaaataaataagcaGGGAAAAGAG GTTATGTATGATTTTGAGGACAAGATCAACGCTGCCGTCTTTCCAGGTCTGCAAGGCGGGCCTCATAACCATACCATTACTGGCTTGGCTGTTGCGCTTAAGCAG GCAACTACCCCAGAGTACCGAGCTTATCAAGAGCAGGTTATCAGTAACTCTGCTAAATTTGCACAG AGCTTGGTAGCAAAAGGATACGAGCTTGTCTCTGGTGGGACTGATAACCATTTGGTCCTCGTTAATCTCAAGAATAAG GGGATAGATGGCTCAAGGGTGGAGAAGGTTTTAGAATGTGTGCATATTGCAGCAAACAAGAACACTGTTCCTGGCGATGTTTCAGCTATGGTACCAGGAGGCATCAGGATGG GAACCCCAGCTCTTACATCCAGAGGATTTGTGGAGGAAGATTTTGCTAAGGTTGCTGACTTCTTTGATGCAGCAGTGAACTTGGCTGTGAAGATTAAGGCTGCAACGACAG GTGGAACAAAGCTGAAGGACTTTGTTGCCACTTTGCAATCTGATAGCATCCAAGCTGAGATTGCAAAGCTTCGCCATGATGTGGAGGAATATGCAAAACAGTTCCCAACAATTGGATTTGAGAAAGAGACCATGAAATACAAGAACTAA